The Arvicola amphibius chromosome 6, mArvAmp1.2, whole genome shotgun sequence DNA window ACAATGAAACAAGCCTTCATGAGAGCCACCTGGCGAGATAACTCAGTGGGCAAATGGCTCAGGTCACGAAGcgtgataacctgagttcaatccctggaatgcTCTTTGGTGAGAGAAGAGAACCAAATTTctgcagattgtcctctgatctccacacattcttatacacacacatgcagagactcacacttgcgtgcacgcatgtgtatAAACAAATGTTTGACCTTTTCACATAAATGcaaaaaagcaattaaaactaTGGACTCTTCCAAAAGAATCATGAAGTTGTTTCTACACACAGCCTGCTGCTATTCTTGGCTACCTGAACCTGGGCTCCTGAGCCCTGGCCACTCCTATTTAGCTcaagaataaaatatcttttatttcctttgcgaCGAGAGCTGGGTTTTGCATGGACACTGCCAGAGACGACTGTCTTCCATCTCTGGGAAAGTCACATCATAATTAATGATGTCAGACTCTGCGTTGGCACCCCTGAGACACAACTACACTGACATCCCTGGACCTGGCATACATCTCTAGTCCGCACTGCCATTCCTAGCTGCATTGGTATCCCAAGATGGTGCAGCATCTCCAGGGCATGCTCTTGGGTTCTTGAACTTCACCGCTGCTTTCGTCATGGAAGACGCAAAGGTACTTTAACTGAAGGAAGTCGGAATAAGAACTCAGAGCCTGGGGCTCCCAGTCCCCAACCACCCTTATCCCTGTTGTGACATATCAGATCATTACGTCATAGTTTCTTGGCCTTTGGCTATGATTACGCATAGAGGACTGGCTATCTTTTAAACAGACTCTAGGACTCATTGCAAACCTTGACCCCAAGTCATGGCTTAATATGGCTAAAACGAATACATCCCAGGAGCGGGAAGGATGGTTCAGGGGTAAAGAGTCCTGGCTGCTGTTAGAGAGGACATGAGttttgtccccagcacccatgactGTAGACACTCAGCCCTTTGTCACTCCAGCTGCAGGTGGGAAGGActgcctccctcttctggccatcatgcatcctcttccccaccctcaacacacatacatataaattaaaataaaatagatcggTACTTAACAGtcaaagtgacacagagaaaccctgtctcgaaaagccaaaaataaaaacaaacccaaaacctaAAAAACTAACTGTATTTAATTTCCCTGACACCccacctccaacacacacacacacacacacacacacatacacacacacacaatcaatcaatcaaacaaacagaatctCTTCCTCAAGATTCATTCTGTTCCTAAGGGCTCATTTACCAAGCCCCAGTCCCCTCTCAAGTTAATAGCTGTCCCTGGCTGGCGCTCTGCTGCCTCATGTGGCCATATGTGGCGTTGCATGCCCCTCCTCATGAGAACAGAAAGTTGAGTCATTTTTGAGCACGGCTACATGCAGAACCCAAAGAAATGCCAATAAAATCCCTGTTGGTTCCTCTCCTGCAGGTCTGCCACTCAGGGAATGCCTCCAGCTCACTGGCTGGATTAGAAAGGGACTCCTAGCCCCTGGCGGTGCAGATCTTGGGAACTGTGCATTGGACTGCAGGCCAAACCcttgtctgtctctggctttGTGCTCTGCCTTATTTATGGAACGACCCTTAGAAGTCTGGGGTGCAGGGTGTCTACCGACCTCCTTTCAACCAGTCCAGCGCCATGGGATTCTCTTCAAAGTCAGAAGGATTTCCTTAGGAAAACCCTGGTTTCAGACAGGCATCCCAGACAGATAAAAACacagctttctccttcctggtGAATAACTCCTCGCCAAAGAAACAGCTCCTTGCTCTGCAGCTGTGGGGCCATAAATCCCTCCGGGGGAGGAAGATTTACAGGGACTTCTCTGGTTCTCCCACAGTAACCGAAGGAAATATGAGGTCCAAACGCTGTTTACCTTGGAAACAGGCGGCTGGggggaacaagacaagactgaaCCAAAGGATGTAATGTCAGATCCCAAAGCTGCACCCCGAGTGTCCCTGGCTGTTTCCATTCAACGAGCATCctgactttaattttaatttaccaTGGTAGCACACCCTGGGGACAAATAGACTTGGCCAGAGAACTGAAAGCGGCTGGCTGGGGTATACAACTGAAAGAGGGATGTGACCCAGTGAGGTAGACACATCTGTGGCCCTCGGAGGTCTCTGGTGACCAGTGTAGGCTTCCTCTTCACAACTCAGCCCCTTAGGGCGTGATTACTGCCACCATCCCGGGCTGGAAGGGACACCTTGCTCTAATGGGTAACGTGGCCACTGTGTTGTCCTTCCAGGGTCTCCCATACAAGCACCTGATCACTCACCACCAGGAGCCCTCGCATCGTTATCTGATCAGCACCTATGATGACCACTACAACCGGCACAGTTACAACCCGGGCGTGCCCGCCCTGCGTTCCTGGAATGGACAGAAattgctgtggctgccagagaAGTCCGACTTTCCCCTTCTTGGTACGTTTATAATTGGGAATTTTCCCTGCATTTTGTCTATAAGGGGATCACAAATGCACAGGGCTGAGGTGTGCTCCCATCACAAAGACCTACAGGAGCAGTGGGGTGAGGTCACAGGAAAATGAACCTCATTTGTTACTCAGGGCTGCCCCTGCCTTCTTCCCTTGACATCAGGGCCAACCCTGTAATGACAGCCTCACCTGTACACCCGGACCACAGTTAGCTGGAAGCAACATACTCCGTACTCCCTTGCCAGGCATTCCCTCTAGGCACAGTAACTGAATCTTCTTTCTTGGGGTTCCTGGGGAGCCAGAGTGGTGACAGGCACAAAATGTTTCTGCCTGAGGGAACTGATGATCCAAGAAGGAGACTCGTTAATAAATAAGATTGAGTAAACAAGATCCAGACAGGGGTGTgtactgtaggaaaaaaaaaagaggcagagtatTTGAgaacttcttttatttatttattggcattgtttgtttgttttgttttgaggcaaggtttctttgtgttgccctgactgtcctggaacgagatctgtagaccaggctatgctcaaattcacagagatagacctgcctctgcctcccgagtgctggaagttaaaggtgtgtgccgccaccatcCAGCTttgagaatgtttttttttttttttttctgtgctctctggcttctgctcacCCTGCCAGCCTTGGCTCTTTATAGAACAGCCTGGAAAATGTGGCAGGAGTGGAAGACAATTGCTCCTCCTGTTTGCTGGCTCTTGGGCCCCACCCCAGCAGCTCCTCTAGGTGTCTTCATCGGCATGACAGCGCGGCTCCAGAACCAGATGGATATATTGCTCGGATGGCCGATGTGGCACCTGTGTGTCTGCTCATAATCGCTATGTGTAAGGCTCCTGGAAGCCCTGTGTCACCCAAACCTGGTTTCTCTTGCAGCACCCCCCACAAACTACGGACTGTTAGAGCAACTGAAGCAGAAGTGGCTCATGCCCAAGACTGGCCTGAGAGAAAGCATTTATACCACATCCTACCCCAGGCTGCCAGTGTGCGCTATGTCCAAGAGGGAACATGCCATCCCGGTCCCTCCCCCTCGGCTGCACCCCATCCCACACTTCTGAGAACCACCATTCCACTTGCAATCCAGCCAGAGACAGCCGGAGACCCACGGCCTCGTTGGACTTGTCAGAGAGCAAGCATCTGCAGATGTAGCCCAAGAATTAATTATGGAccattgttgtgtgtgtgtgtgtgggggggtgtcctGGAATCATGATCTGTGTTTTATGGTACCTTCTCTCTAAACTCATAGACTGTTGTTGTTTCCACCCGATAATTAAAATTCCTTTACACTACTGCAAAACCACAGAGCCACGTGTGTACAGAGACCAAGCagacactgcaggagacagagagtgCTGAGCCTATTGTGTTTCTGGTCACGGTGACCAGAGGTCTGACAGACAataacttaagggaggaagggttatttctggtttacagttccaggggTACAGCCAGCCTATTGTGCTGGGGGACGACAGGGCgacagaagcaggaggcagcCGGTCGCCTAGCATCCTGAGTCATGAGTCAAAAATCAGGCGACTCAGGGTGAAAAGCATACTCAGCTGAGGCCCAGGAGGGAGCAGCAGAGAACAGGGACAGTGACCTGAGGGCAGGATCCAAACAGCCAGTGATAAGGAAGGAGTCCACCTCACCGCTGTTACTAAGGTTATAGGGCAGCTGTGCTGGCGCAAAGGGAACGTCACTGGACattggcctctgcctctgggctcGCAGAAGAGGGCTTTAAGATAGTTGGAAGAATAGATTTCCTGGGGTTGGAgaagtgactcagtggttaagagcactggctgttcttccagaggacccaggttcaattctcagccccCCACACGGCGCCTCACACCTGGCTGTGacgccagttccagggggtctggcaaactcacacagatagacaggcaggcaaaacaccaatgcatataaaaataaatcttaaagggAAGAGAGTAGTGTTGAGTTTAAATCCTAGTTGATGGGAATCCGCCGCCACTGATGTAATAGgccaatcaagccaaattaataaatacaggtttGGATTCCCCGGGGCTGGAGTGAAGCTTCCATCCAAACAAGTAGATTTCCTGAGAAAAGAATACAGTCTTGAGCTCATCCAGGACAGGATTCCACCTGCCATGGGGATCTGTCATAAGTTGAAAACAGGCTTCTAATTTAGCATTTTGTACTGcatttttccatatttatttatagGGGTGATCATGTGTGCACCACAGTGTATCTGATCAGACAGAGGACAATGTACTgcagtcagttttctcctcctaccatgtgggtttcagggactgaactcagagcatcaggcttggcagaacAGTTACAGCCGAGCCTTTCTCTGAAAAGCCTTCCTCTATGTGCCACTACCCCGCTCCAGCTGTTGGCATCCACTACTGTGGGCACTGTGCCCTGTGCAAGATGATGCTTTACTAcccacagtggtggcacacgcctttaatcccagcactcaggaggcagagcggatctctatgagttcgaggccagcctagttccaggacacctagggctgttacacagagaaaccctgtctttaaaaaaaaaataaaacaaagaaaaaatgaacaaacgaaaggatgatttttttttttgagtgtgtatGAATAACCTGCTGTCTTTGGGGACTCCTCTTGGATCCTTACTTTAATCCTTGAGTCTCTGTCATGCTGTTCTTCCAGCGCAATTCACAAGGGTTAACTAACCCTAGTCTCAGAAGAACCTGTTCTTcccagaactcagatcctcccaCTACAGCGTCAGAGCAAAGCGTCTCCTTCGGATCCCTTCTGCCAATCAAGGAGGGTGCTGACTATGCCTCACTATAGCTCTGTTCTTAGACAGAACTACATTCTTCTGTCCATGCATTTATCCATCTATTCATCTtcatccatgcatgcatacatctcTCTGTTCATCCATTTATCCTTCGATACATACACATCTCTCTCCATTTATCCATCAATTCACTCATCTCTCTATAAGTACAGACATTTCTCTAACCATATATCCacgtatacatacaaacatacatacaaatctCTCTCCAGccatcccatccatccatccatccatcctagCAAAGTCAGTACAACTGGTTCCACTAGGTTATCTAACGTGGTCTCCCACCCAAACAAAGGCAACTATTCATCttttttgcaaaaaaataaaataaaataacaaatagaaaattgttcttaaatttttgcaaaacagagagagagttGAGTCCAGCATTTGTCTGAGGATGAGCTTGACTTCTGCCTGGGAGACCAATCTAGCTGACTAACCACCGCATTCCAAGGTTCAGAGTCATTGGGGCCTCTTCTGTTTTACAGGTAAGGAGGAAATGGGCAGATGAAATTCATCAAATGGCCTGAGGTTACACAGTTGTTGACACCAGCACCAGACACTGAACCCACGCAAGTGGCCACAAGCGTGCTCATGGAGCCCCTGTCCCTTTCCACAAGATGCCCAGGGTCCTCTCTGTGCCTGGCTaataggcgtgtgtgtgtgtgtgtgtgtgtgtgtgtgtgtgtgcatgcacgtgtgcgaCTTTTACACTGCAGGCAATAATGTGTCTCAAAGTCTAGAGCCTGAGTTTGTGTCATCCCTTCCACAGGACATCTGCCGGCCTCCAGCCATCTGCTCCAGGGTAACCCCGCAACCACCGGCTCCTTCCTTATTTTTCCAAGTGTCCAGAAGTTAGACACTGACACACGCGAATGGCCTGGTAAATGTCTGTTGAAAGACTAAAGGAAGGTAGGGATGCCAGAAGGCCAGGAGAGCTCTGGGAGACAGAGCTCCATCTTTTCTAACTCCCAGCCCATCAGTCCATAAAAATTCACTAAACTATGAGAGAGCAGGCGCTGGCTTCACAGAAGCTCAGTCCAGCAGGAGAAGAGGTCTACTAAATACAGACCcgacatgggtgttggggaacAGGACTATGGGACTTGAGACCTGGGAAGATATGAGGGCTTGCCAGAGTAAACGGGAGTCATGACGTCCGTGATGGAGATATCTGATCCAGCCAGGTAGGGCCAAGGGAGATTTTCCTGGGGAGAGAATATGTTTGTTGTAGCTACTGTAACAAAGCACAACCATCCCATTGCCTTAAAAGGATATGCACCTATGTTCTTACAGTCCTGGAGACGAGACACTTCTAGAAAACAAGAGGTCAAGAGGACTACATTCCTTCTGCAGGGTTTCAGGATGAATTCTTCCCCTGTGGTTCCCCTCCTGGGTCCCCCACTCATATCACCCCTGCCCCGGTCAGGGACACCTTCACCCACAGTTCACAATCCCTTTCATTATCTGCTCTGGGCCATTATACCATGCCCAGTGGAGCTGGTTAAGATGGTTCTGGGGTAGGGAGAACTGACCTTAGCCTCTGGAGACTATGGTTGCCTAACACACACGTGcgtagtgtcttagggtttccatggCCATGGTGAAAGACtacaaccaaagcaacttggggaggaaagggtgtatttggctcacacttccgtCTTGCTGTTCATCAGCG harbors:
- the C6H1orf158 gene encoding uncharacterized protein C1orf158 homolog isoform X2; the protein is MFVTSAVPQAFSTPGWQIEKKYSTRVLVGNWVEERRKGLPYKHLITHHQEPSHRYLISTYDDHYNRHSYNPGVPALRSWNGQKLLWLPEKSDFPLLAPPTNYGLLEQLKQKWLMPKTGLRESIYTTSYPRLPVCAMSKREHAIPVPPPRLHPIPHF
- the C6H1orf158 gene encoding uncharacterized protein C1orf158 homolog isoform X1; its protein translation is MFVTSAVPQAFSTPGWQIEKKYSTRVLVGNWVEERRKFTKATDHTPQCIYRKEYIPFPGHRPDHISRWYGKRRMEGLPYKHLITHHQEPSHRYLISTYDDHYNRHSYNPGVPALRSWNGQKLLWLPEKSDFPLLAPPTNYGLLEQLKQKWLMPKTGLRESIYTTSYPRLPVCAMSKREHAIPVPPPRLHPIPHF